The Dokdonella koreensis DS-123 genome has a segment encoding these proteins:
- a CDS encoding ECF-type sigma factor, which produces MSATSSEVTQLIRQWQAGEADALDRLLPLVYADLRAMAARLLARENRQATLQPTALLHDVFVRLLGGGRVDIESSAHLFNTAGRMMRHILVDRAREAGAEKRGGDWQRVDLVDALQLPIPERTHLGLLDEAIDELEQIDARLARIVELRYFVGLSVAAIARIMDVDKRTIYRDWAFARAWLGRHMQR; this is translated from the coding sequence GTGTCAGCCACTTCCAGCGAAGTCACCCAGCTCATCCGGCAATGGCAGGCGGGCGAGGCGGATGCGCTCGACCGGCTGCTGCCGCTGGTCTACGCCGACCTGCGTGCGATGGCCGCGCGGCTGCTGGCGCGCGAGAACCGCCAGGCGACGCTGCAGCCCACGGCCCTGCTGCACGATGTCTTCGTGCGCCTGCTCGGCGGCGGCCGTGTCGACATCGAGAGCAGCGCGCACCTGTTCAACACGGCCGGTCGCATGATGCGCCACATCCTGGTGGACCGGGCCCGGGAAGCCGGCGCCGAGAAGCGCGGCGGTGACTGGCAGCGCGTCGACCTGGTCGATGCGCTGCAGCTGCCGATTCCCGAGCGGACCCACCTCGGCCTGCTCGACGAGGCGATCGACGAACTCGAGCAGATCGACGCGCGGCTCGCGCGCATCGTCGAGCTGCGCTACTTCGTCGGGCTCAGCGTCGCAGCGATCGCGCGGATCATGGACGTGGACAAGCGCACGATCTATCGGGACTGGGCGTTCGCACGCGCCTGGCTCGGCCGGCACATGCAGCGCTAG